Proteins found in one Pempheris klunzingeri isolate RE-2024b chromosome 6, fPemKlu1.hap1, whole genome shotgun sequence genomic segment:
- the mier2 gene encoding mesoderm induction early response protein 2: protein MKMAAQSHTASELPLEELLALYGYTVSDPEKETCHMAASLPEMTLDKDQITEDLFPGEEEEESSADDLTPSVTSNTSDLLRRLQGGDKDTLVSSSDEDSNDASIPSNEEHKEIMVGSMYQAKIPPLSPYTYQERAYNTEDQLLWRPGVLPVQEVEEFLLYAQRSRVQEGAACTRTQGDTVRDNEQALYELVKCNFNAEEALRRLRFNVKVFSEELCAWSEEECRNFEHGYRVYGKNFHLIQANKVRTRSVGECVEYYYMWKKSDRHEYFTQQASRLSRKKYSLQSGSMEDGDQDGEVGEVGELEGSNNSSGLLSHSSIGTGQLESPLPPQSSLGLDKQEEEGRPRRRRTPRFLLKP, encoded by the exons ATGAAGATGGCAGCGCAGTCCCACACT GCCAGTGAGCTTCCTttggaggagctgctggctcTGTACGGCTATACAGTGTCAGATCCGGAGAAGGAGACCTGTCACATGGCTGCCAGCCTGCCAGAAATGACACTGGACAAG GATCAGATAACTGAGGATCTCTTTcctggggaggaggaagaagaatcGTCAGCTGATGATCTCACCCCCTCAGTCACCTCAAACACCTCAGATCTGCTCCGTCGCCtccaag GtggagacaaagacacattAGTCAGCTCTTCAGACGAGGACTCCAATGATGCCTCTATTCCCTCCAATGAAGAGCACAAG GAGATCATGGTTGGCTCCATGTACCAGGCAAAAATCCCTCCACTCAGTCCGTATACGTACCAGGAGAGAG CCTACAACACTGAGGACCAGTTGCTGTGGAGGCCAGGTGTTCTGCCGGTGCAGGAAGTGGAAGAGTTCTTGCTGTATGCACAGAGATCGCGTGTCCAGGAGGGGGCAGCATGCACACGAACACAAGGGGACACTGTCCGAGACAACGAACAG GCACTGTATGAATTAGTGAAATGCAACTTTAATGCAGAAGAGGCACTGAGACGATTACGCTTCAATGTGAAAGTGTTTAGTG AAGAGCTCTGTGCCTGGAGTGAGGAGGAGTGTAGGAACTTTGAGCACGGCTATCGAGTTTACGGGAAAAACTTCCACCTCATTCAGGCTAATAAG gtacGAACACGCTCCGTTGGGGAGTGTGTGGAGTATTACTACATGTGGAAGAAGTCTGACCGTCACGAGTACTTTACCCAGCAGGCCTCCAGACTCAGCCGCAAGAAGTACAGCCTGCAGTCAGGGAGCAT gGAGGATGGAGACCAGGATGGGGAGGTTGGGGAGGTTGGGGAGCTGGAGGGAAGCAACAATTCCTCAGGCTTGTTATCTCACAGCTCAATTGGCACTGGACAGCTCGAGTCTCCATTACCTCCACAGTCGAGCCTGGGCCTGGATAAACAAG AGGAGGAGGGCCGTCCCCGGCGCAGACGAACTCCCCGCTTTCTCTTAAAGCCATGA